One window of the Eschrichtius robustus isolate mEscRob2 chromosome 13, mEscRob2.pri, whole genome shotgun sequence genome contains the following:
- the TUBGCP6 gene encoding gamma-tubulin complex component 6 isoform X1: MASVPQLVDDLCEALLPAAKAHYGQRRGSRKKAKQSLKRVAYNVLFTSLFQDETRKLQPGLPRLPVKNRILMLSFDLRVSGLGAEADRLEELVEELEAAHRRPLAELGSVLDLLVRLAGSGPPRMLRRRRDFFLHSRPVGRDVPYGGYDCADLSGLEADVRSLISGEEYFCRDLVRKTLQVMEAAPGTGLPAVGLFSYGDPCGDRFERDTRVSLFGALVHSRTADLDVRLDLPPVPDSADLSGLAIKVPSSVDQSEDEGFQSASNLTPDSQSEPGVTPDIDLWDAVLTYEASKRRCWEQVGCPPGHREEPYLTEAGRAAFDRSCRLCQAGLQVLGGGLLQAPQPVLVKECELVKDALNILIGVVSATFSLCQPAPAFTVKQGVHVSGASPESVSGLLSEVAECGTHYARLSHFSLQPVLDASCSEGLVFQAFTSGLRRYLQYYRACVLSTPPTLSLLTIGFLFKKLGRQLRYLAELCGVGTGLLGAGGRAPGAAFPTGVRLLSYLYQEALDNCSNEHYPVLLSLLKTSCEPYTRFIHDWVYSGVFRDVYGEFMIQVNHEYLGFRDKFYWTHGYVLISKEVEDCVPVFLRHVAHDVYVCGKTINLLKLCCPRVLPRQHYLCCSDVPVPRISVIFSLEELKDIEKDCAIYVGRMERVARHSSISKEEKELRMEIAKQELIVQAREAASRVLSALSDRQLSERMALDAQKREQFQRLKEQFVKDRERRRVARQEELDDDFSYARELRDRQRRLKALEEQLERKARQALVDRYSQLSAEAARRERKALWTVRRHRLAGARLRFLLEDQRRVQELLEDMAEGKPLEPLAVLPGARSQASFLGPELPDGGGSCDSGCEEQHEAARDGPDRQSVLTLQPLESPAAGACGSGPGAGPPSEQAEEPGPFSVGLSIQDFLPAAQGAEQPVLTSVAPVLDKALQTIGSDLPPLAPSAVADTGPSGPQEYDFRTILRPAVAAPASPGALQTAGGSLGSEGQQLREDTHVQPGTCVPDGRVALPHAHPPQHPSRQEESSQATGQLCGQVAEPGVPTEGYASGMALSRPRWNVHGHVSDASIRVGENVWDVAPSRPRWNVHGHVSDASIRVGENVWDVAPSRPRWNVHGHVSDASIRVGENVWDVAPSRPRWNVHGHVSQSSVMLGVLSGEAEPNVPGPPWAPPDHGSQSGLSLGAQSPAREQEPRLPAEMASGGSGAQVAGPGSGRGEESGLQVLLSAEAAPAALEDGIPEEPGPGASGDSQDLSPSGPPSSQVRADVVRGWGSGVGGACAAGGPAAPTWPVVGSEGSVLGLGSTWGIPPAPSILFHTRGTGGFLEAGLSQEGMDSRSSPGPGEEAAQRWDREQAYLAGLAGQYCLEQYPDSYEAMSEPPVARLLHHGLPRAFALPEDPGAQSDADESAVQLSELLPLPVLMKHSITAPLAAHVSLVNKAAVDYFFVELHLGAHFEALRHFLLMEDGEFAQSLSDLLFEKLGAGQTPGELLSPLVLNSVLSKALQYSLHGDTPHAANLSFALKFLPETFAPNAPDVLSCLELRYKVDWPLNIVVTEGCLSRYSGIFSFLLQLKLMMWTLKDVCFHLKRTARASHAAGSVQFRQLQLFKHEMQHFVKVIQGYIANQILHVTWCEFQARLASVGDLEEIQRAHAEYLHKAVFRGLLTEKAAPVMNIIHSIFSLVLKFRSQLISQPWGPASGPRGPEHPSFALMQQSYSTFKYYSHFLFKVVSKLVNRGYQPHLEDFLLRINFNNYYQDA; this comes from the exons ATGGCCAGCGTCCCCCAGCTGGTGGACGACCTGTGCGAGGCCCTCCTGCCGGCCGCGAAGGCTCACTATGGCCAGCGCCGCGGGAGCCGCAAGAAGGCCAAGCAGAGCCTCAAGAGGGTGGCCTACAACGTTCTGTTCACGAGCCTCTTTCAAGATGAGACCCGCAAGCTGCAGCCCGGCCTCCCGAGACTCCCGGTGAAAAACAGGATCCTCATGCTGTCCTTCGACTTGCGAGTGAGCGGCCTGGGTGCCGAGGCCGACCGCCTGGAGGAGTTGGTGGAGGAGCTGGAGGCCGCGCATCGCCGGCCGCTGGCGGAGCTGGGATCCGTGCTGGACCTGCTGGTGCGGCTGGCGGGCAGCGGGCCCCCGCGCATGCTGCGGCGCCGGCGGGACTTCTTCTTGCACAGCCGGCCCGTCGGGAGAGACGTTCCCTACGGCGGCTACGACTGCGCCGACCTGAGCGGGTTGGAGGCGGACGTGCGGTCGCTCATCTCCGGAGAGGAGTATTTCTGTCGGGACCTGGTCCGGAAGACGCTGCAGGTGATGGAGGCGGCGCCGGGCACCGGCCTGCCCGCCGTCGGGCTCTTCTCGTATGGCGACCCCTGCGGGGACAGGTTTGAGAGGGACACCCGTGTCTCGCTCTTCGGAGCCCTGGTGCACAGCCGCACGGCCGACCTGGACGTCCGCCTGGACCTGCCCCCGGTGCCGGACAGCGCAGACCTCTCCGGACTGGCCATCAAG GTCCCTTCGAGCGTGGATCAGTCGGAAGATGAAGGGTTCCAATCAGCATCCAATCTGACTCCTGATTCCCAGTCTGAGCCGGGCGTGACTCCAGACATTGACCTGTGGGACGCTGTACTCACCTACGAGGCCAGCAAGCGGAGGTGCTGGGAGCAAGTTGGATG CCCGCCTGGCCACCGAGAGGAGCCCTACCTCACCGAGGCCGGAAGGGCCGCCTTCGACAGGTCCTGCCGGCTCTGCCAAGCGGGGCTGCAGGTGCTGGGCGGGGGCCTCCTGCAGGCCCCGCAGCCCGTCCTGGTGAAGGAGTGCGAGCTGGTGAAGGACGCGCTCAACATCCTGATTGGGGTCGTGTCCGCCACGTTTTCCCTCTGCCAG CCAGCTCCGGCCTTCACGGTGAAGCAGGGCGTCCACGTCTCAGGAGCGTCCCCCGAGAGCGTCAGCGGCCTCCTCTCGGAGGTGGCCGAGTGCGGGACCCACTACGCGCGCCTGAGCCACTTCTCTCTGCAGCCTGTGCTGGACGCCTCGTGCAGCGAGGGCCTCGTGTTCCAG GCCTTCACCAGCGGCCTGAGGAGGTACCTGCAGTACTACCGGGCTTGTGTGCTCTCCACCCCGCCCACCCTGAGCCTCCTCACCATCGGCTTTCTCTTCAAGAAACTGGGCCGGCAGCTCAG GTACCTGGCTGAGCTCTGCGGTGTCGGCACTGGACTCCTGGGCGCTGGGGGCAGAGCGCCCGGGGCTGCGTTCCCCACT GGGGTGAGGCTGCTCTCCTACCTGTACCAGGAGGCCCTGGATAACTGCAGCAACGAACACTACCCGGTCCTGCTGTCCCTGCTGAAGACCAGCTGCGAGCCCTACACGCG GTTCATCCACGACTGGGTGTACAGTGGGGTCTTCAGAGACGTTTACGGCGAGTTCATGATCCAGGTGAACCATGAGTACTTGGGCTTCAGAG ATAAGTTTTACTGGACCCACGGCTACGTGCTCATCTCCAAAGAGGTGGAGGACTGCGTCCCCGTGTTCCTGAGGCACGTTGCCCACGACGTGTACGTCTGCGGGAAGACCATCAACCTGCTGAAGCTCTGCTGCCCCCGG GTCCTCCCTCGGCAGCATTACCTCTGCTGCTCCGATGTCCCCGTCCCTCGCATCTCGGTGATATTCTCCCTCGAGGAGCTGAAGGACATCGAGAAGGACTGTGCCATCTACGTGGGCCGGATGGAGAGGGTGGCGCGCCACAGCTCCATCAGCAAGGAGGAGAAG GAATTACGAATGGAAATTGCAAAACAAGAATTAATTGTCCAGGCCCGGGAAGCTGCGTCCAGGGTCCTGAGCGCGCTCAGCG ATCGGCAGCTGTCTGAGCGGATGGCCTTGGATGCCCAGAAGCGAGAGCAGTTTCAGAGGCTGAAGGAGCAGTTTGTGAAGGACCGGGAG CGCCGCCGGGTGGCCAGGCAGGAGGAGCTGGATGATGACTTCAGCTACGCCCGCGAGCTCCGGGACCGGCAGAGGAGGCTGAAGGCCCTGGAGGAGCAGCTGGAGAGGAAGGCCAG GCAGGCGCTGGTGGATCGTTACAGCCAGCTGTCCGCAGAGGCAGCTCGGCGGGAGCGGAAGGCGCTGTGGACGGTCCGGAGGCACAGATTGGCCGGCGCTCGGCTTCGGTTTCTCTTGGAAGATCAGAGACGCGTTCAG GAGCTGCTGGAAGACATGGCTGAGGGGAAGCCCCTGGAGCCGCTGGCCGTCCTCCCGGGTGCCCGCTCCCAG GCTTCCTTTCTGGGCCCTGAGCTTCCAGACGGAGGCGGCAGCTGCGATTCTGGGTGTGAGGAGCAGCACGAGGCTGCCCGGGACGGCCCCGACAGGCAGAGCGTGCTGACGCTGCAGCCCCTCGAGTCTCCAGCAGCGGGGGCCTGCGGCTCAGGGCCAGGCGCAGGCCCGCCCTCAGAGCAGGCGGAGGAGCCGGGGCCGTTCTCTGTGGGCCTCAGCATCCAAGACTTCCTGCCCGCGGCCCAGGGGGCTGAGCAGCCTGTGCTCACCAGCGTGGCCCCCGTCCTGGACAAGGCGCTGCAGACCATCGGCTCGGACCTGCCTCCCCTGGCTCCGTCCGCAGTAGCGGACACGGGGCCCTCCGGGCCACAGGAGTACGATTTCAGAACCATCCTGAGGCCGGCTGTGGCCGCCCCAGCTTCCCCAGGGGCCCTCCAGACTGCAGGAGGCAGCTTGGGCAGTGAGGGGCAGCAGCTGCGGGAGGACACTCACGTGCAGCCGGGCACGTGTGTCCCAGATGGGCGGGTGGCTCTGCCTCACGCGCACCCCCCCCAGCACCCCTCCCGCCAGGAGGAGAGCAGCCAGGCCACGGGGCAGCTCTGTGggcaagtggcagagcctggtGTTCCCACAGAGGGTTATGCTTCTGGAATGGCTCTCTCCCGGCCACGGTGGAACGTCCACGGACACGTGTCTGATGCCAGCATCAGGGTGGGGGAGAACGTGTGGGATGTGGCCCCCTCCCGGCCACGGTGGAACGTCCACGGACACGTGTCTGATGCCAGCATCAGGGTGGGGGAGAACGTGTGGGATGTGGCCCCCTCCCGGCCACGGTGGAACGTCCACGGACACGTGTCTGATGCCAGCATCAGGGTGGGGGAGAACGTGTGGGATGTGGCCCCCTCCCGGCCACGGTGGAATGTCCACGGACACGTGTCTCAGTCCAGTGTGATGCTGGGGGTGCTCTCAGGGGAAGCCGAGCCCAACGTGCCTGGGCCCCCCTGGGCGCCCCCTGACCATGGGTCCCAGTCAGGCCTCAGCTTGGGAGCCCAGAGCCCTGCCCGGGAACAGGAGCCACGGCTGCCTGCAGAGATGGCCTCAGGCGGCTCCGGTGCGCAAGTGGCTGGACCTGGCTCTGGCCGTGGGGAGGAGAGCGGCCTGCAGGTCTTGCTGTCTGCGGAGGCTGCACCCGCTGCTCTGGAAGATGGTATCCCTGAGGAGCCAG GCCCGGGGGCGAGTGGGGACTCCCAGGATCTCTCTCCAAGTGGCCCTCCGAGCTCACAGGTCAGGGCAGACGTGGTCAGGGGTTGGGGATCGGGAGTCGGGGGAGCGTGTGCTGCTGGTGGGCCCGCTGCCCCCACCTGGCCTGTCGTGGGCAGTGAGGGCTCCGTCCTGGGACTGGGTAGCACGTGGGGGATTCCCCCCGCCCCGTCCATCCTCTTCCACACGAGGGGAACAGGCGGGTTCCTTGAGGCTGGGTTGTCTCAGGAGGGCATGGACAGCCGGAGCAGCCCAGGCCCTGGCGAGGAGGCGGCCCAGCGCTGGGACAGGGAGCAGGCCTACTTGGCGGGCCTGGCGGGGCAGTATTGCCTGGAGCAGTACCCGGACAGCTACGAGGCCATGT CAGAGCCTCCCGTCGCCCGCCTCCTGCACCACGGGCTTCCCCGAGCTTTCGCCCTCCCCGAGGACCCCGGGGCCCAGTCAGACGCGGACGAGAGCGCGGTGCAGCTGAGCGAGCTGCTGCCACTGCCCGTGCTCATGAAGCACTCCATCACGGCCCCGCTGGCTGCCCA CGTCTCCCTGGTGAACAAGGCCGCGGTTGACTACTTCTTCGTGGAGCTGCACCTCGGGGCGCACTTCGAGGCGCTGCGGCACTTCCTGCTGATGGAGGACGGGGAGTTTGCGCAGTCCCTCAGCGACCTGCTCTTTGAGAAG CTCGGGGCGGGACAGACGCCTGGGGAGCTCCTCAGCCCACTGGTGCTCAACTCCGTGCTGAGCAAGGCCCTGCAGTACAGCCTGCACGGCGACACCCCGCACGCCGCCAACCTCTCCTTCGCCCTCAAGTTCCTGCCCGAGACGTTTGCCCCCAATGCCCCGGACGTGCTGAGCTGCCTGGAGCTCAGGTACAAG GTTGACTGGCCCCTCAACATCGTGGTCACCGAGGGCTGCTTGAGTAGGTACAGCGGCATTTTCTCCTTCCTGTTGCAGTTGAAGCTCATGATGTGGACACTCAAGGATGTCTGCTTCCACCTCAAGCGCACAG CACGGGCGAGCCACGCGGCCGGCTCGGTGCAGTTCCGCCAGCTGCAGCTGTTCAAGCACGAGATGCAGCACTTTGTGAAGGTCATCCAGGGCTACATCGCCAACCAGATCCTGCATGTCACCTGGTGTGAGTTTCAGGCCAGGCTGGCCTCGGTGGGCGACCTAGAGGAGATCCAGCGTGCCCATGCCGAGTACCTGCACAAGGCTGTCTTCAG GGGCCTGCTGACAGAGAAGGCGGCGCCCGTCATGAACATCATCCACAGCATCTTCAGCCTGGTCCTCAAGTTCCGCAGCCAGCTCATCTCCCAGCCCTGGGGCCCGGCCAGCGGCCCCCGCGGCCCCGAgcaccccagcttcgccctcatGCAGCAGTCCTACAGCACCTTCAAGTACTACTCCCACTTCCTCTTCAAAG TGGTGAGCAAGCTGGTGAACCGCGGCTACCAGCCCCACCTGGAGGACTTCCTGCTACGCATCAACTTCAACAACTACTACCAGGACGCCTGA
- the TUBGCP6 gene encoding gamma-tubulin complex component 6 isoform X3 — MASVPQLVDDLCEALLPAAKAHYGQRRGSRKKAKQSLKRVAYNVLFTSLFQDETRKLQPGLPRLPVKNRILMLSFDLRVSGLGAEADRLEELVEELEAAHRRPLAELGSVLDLLVRLAGSGPPRMLRRRRDFFLHSRPVGRDVPYGGYDCADLSGLEADVRSLISGEEYFCRDLVRKTLQVMEAAPGTGLPAVGLFSYGDPCGDRFERDTRVSLFGALVHSRTADLDVRLDLPPVPDSADLSGLAIKVPSSVDQSEDEGFQSASNLTPDSQSEPGVTPDIDLWDAVLTYEASKRRCWEQVGCPPGHREEPYLTEAGRAAFDRSCRLCQAGLQVLGGGLLQAPQPVLVKECELVKDALNILIGVVSATFSLCQPAPAFTVKQGVHVSGASPESVSGLLSEVAECGTHYARLSHFSLQPVLDASCSEGLVFQAFTSGLRRYLQYYRACVLSTPPTLSLLTIGFLFKKLGRQLRYLAELCGVGTGLLGAGGRAPGAAFPTGVRLLSYLYQEALDNCSNEHYPVLLSLLKTSCEPYTRFIHDWVYSGVFRDVYGEFMIQVNHEYLGFRDKFYWTHGYVLISKEVEDCVPVFLRHVAHDVYVCGKTINLLKLCCPRVLPRQHYLCCSDVPVPRISVIFSLEELKDIEKDCAIYVGRMERVARHSSISKEEKELRMEIAKQELIVQAREAASRVLSALSDRQLSERMALDAQKREQFQRLKEQFVKDRERRRVARQEELDDDFSYARELRDRQRRLKALEEQLERKARQALVDRYSQLSAEAARRERKALWTVRRHRLAGARLRFLLEDQRRVQELLEDMAEGKPLEPLAVLPGARSQASFLGPELPDGGGSCDSGCEEQHEAARDGPDRQSVLTLQPLESPAAGACGSGPGAGPPSEQAEEPGPFSVGLSIQDFLPAAQGAEQPVLTSVAPVLDKALQTIGSDLPPLAPSAVADTGPSGPQEYDFRTILRPAVAAPASPGALQTAGGSLGSEGQQLREDTHVQPGTCVPDGRVALPHAHPPQHPSRQEESSQATGQLCGQVAEPGVPTEGYASGMALSRPRWNVHGHVSDASIRVGENVWDVAPSRPRWNVHGHVSDASIRVGENVWDVAPSRPRWNVHGHVSDASIRVGENVWDVAPSRPRWNVHGHVSQSSVMLGVLSGEAEPNVPGPPWAPPDHGSQSGLSLGAQSPAREQEPRLPAEMASGGSGAQVAGPGSGRGEESGLQVLLSAEAAPAALEDGIPEEPGPGASGDSQDLSPSGPPSSQEGMDSRSSPGPGEEAAQRWDREQAYLAGLAGQYCLEQYPDSYEAMSEPPVARLLHHGLPRAFALPEDPGAQSDADESAVQLSELLPLPVLMKHSITAPLAAHVSLVNKAAVDYFFVELHLGAHFEALRHFLLMEDGEFAQSLSDLLFEKLGAGQTPGELLSPLVLNSVLSKALQYSLHGDTPHAANLSFALKFLPETFAPNAPDVLSCLELRYKVDWPLNIVVTEGCLSRYSGIFSFLLQLKLMMWTLKDVCFHLKRTARASHAAGSVQFRQLQLFKHEMQHFVKVIQGYIANQILHVTWCEFQARLASVGDLEEIQRAHAEYLHKAVFRGLLTEKAAPVMNIIHSIFSLVLKFRSQLISQPWGPASGPRGPEHPSFALMQQSYSTFKYYSHFLFKVVSKLVNRGYQPHLEDFLLRINFNNYYQDA, encoded by the exons ATGGCCAGCGTCCCCCAGCTGGTGGACGACCTGTGCGAGGCCCTCCTGCCGGCCGCGAAGGCTCACTATGGCCAGCGCCGCGGGAGCCGCAAGAAGGCCAAGCAGAGCCTCAAGAGGGTGGCCTACAACGTTCTGTTCACGAGCCTCTTTCAAGATGAGACCCGCAAGCTGCAGCCCGGCCTCCCGAGACTCCCGGTGAAAAACAGGATCCTCATGCTGTCCTTCGACTTGCGAGTGAGCGGCCTGGGTGCCGAGGCCGACCGCCTGGAGGAGTTGGTGGAGGAGCTGGAGGCCGCGCATCGCCGGCCGCTGGCGGAGCTGGGATCCGTGCTGGACCTGCTGGTGCGGCTGGCGGGCAGCGGGCCCCCGCGCATGCTGCGGCGCCGGCGGGACTTCTTCTTGCACAGCCGGCCCGTCGGGAGAGACGTTCCCTACGGCGGCTACGACTGCGCCGACCTGAGCGGGTTGGAGGCGGACGTGCGGTCGCTCATCTCCGGAGAGGAGTATTTCTGTCGGGACCTGGTCCGGAAGACGCTGCAGGTGATGGAGGCGGCGCCGGGCACCGGCCTGCCCGCCGTCGGGCTCTTCTCGTATGGCGACCCCTGCGGGGACAGGTTTGAGAGGGACACCCGTGTCTCGCTCTTCGGAGCCCTGGTGCACAGCCGCACGGCCGACCTGGACGTCCGCCTGGACCTGCCCCCGGTGCCGGACAGCGCAGACCTCTCCGGACTGGCCATCAAG GTCCCTTCGAGCGTGGATCAGTCGGAAGATGAAGGGTTCCAATCAGCATCCAATCTGACTCCTGATTCCCAGTCTGAGCCGGGCGTGACTCCAGACATTGACCTGTGGGACGCTGTACTCACCTACGAGGCCAGCAAGCGGAGGTGCTGGGAGCAAGTTGGATG CCCGCCTGGCCACCGAGAGGAGCCCTACCTCACCGAGGCCGGAAGGGCCGCCTTCGACAGGTCCTGCCGGCTCTGCCAAGCGGGGCTGCAGGTGCTGGGCGGGGGCCTCCTGCAGGCCCCGCAGCCCGTCCTGGTGAAGGAGTGCGAGCTGGTGAAGGACGCGCTCAACATCCTGATTGGGGTCGTGTCCGCCACGTTTTCCCTCTGCCAG CCAGCTCCGGCCTTCACGGTGAAGCAGGGCGTCCACGTCTCAGGAGCGTCCCCCGAGAGCGTCAGCGGCCTCCTCTCGGAGGTGGCCGAGTGCGGGACCCACTACGCGCGCCTGAGCCACTTCTCTCTGCAGCCTGTGCTGGACGCCTCGTGCAGCGAGGGCCTCGTGTTCCAG GCCTTCACCAGCGGCCTGAGGAGGTACCTGCAGTACTACCGGGCTTGTGTGCTCTCCACCCCGCCCACCCTGAGCCTCCTCACCATCGGCTTTCTCTTCAAGAAACTGGGCCGGCAGCTCAG GTACCTGGCTGAGCTCTGCGGTGTCGGCACTGGACTCCTGGGCGCTGGGGGCAGAGCGCCCGGGGCTGCGTTCCCCACT GGGGTGAGGCTGCTCTCCTACCTGTACCAGGAGGCCCTGGATAACTGCAGCAACGAACACTACCCGGTCCTGCTGTCCCTGCTGAAGACCAGCTGCGAGCCCTACACGCG GTTCATCCACGACTGGGTGTACAGTGGGGTCTTCAGAGACGTTTACGGCGAGTTCATGATCCAGGTGAACCATGAGTACTTGGGCTTCAGAG ATAAGTTTTACTGGACCCACGGCTACGTGCTCATCTCCAAAGAGGTGGAGGACTGCGTCCCCGTGTTCCTGAGGCACGTTGCCCACGACGTGTACGTCTGCGGGAAGACCATCAACCTGCTGAAGCTCTGCTGCCCCCGG GTCCTCCCTCGGCAGCATTACCTCTGCTGCTCCGATGTCCCCGTCCCTCGCATCTCGGTGATATTCTCCCTCGAGGAGCTGAAGGACATCGAGAAGGACTGTGCCATCTACGTGGGCCGGATGGAGAGGGTGGCGCGCCACAGCTCCATCAGCAAGGAGGAGAAG GAATTACGAATGGAAATTGCAAAACAAGAATTAATTGTCCAGGCCCGGGAAGCTGCGTCCAGGGTCCTGAGCGCGCTCAGCG ATCGGCAGCTGTCTGAGCGGATGGCCTTGGATGCCCAGAAGCGAGAGCAGTTTCAGAGGCTGAAGGAGCAGTTTGTGAAGGACCGGGAG CGCCGCCGGGTGGCCAGGCAGGAGGAGCTGGATGATGACTTCAGCTACGCCCGCGAGCTCCGGGACCGGCAGAGGAGGCTGAAGGCCCTGGAGGAGCAGCTGGAGAGGAAGGCCAG GCAGGCGCTGGTGGATCGTTACAGCCAGCTGTCCGCAGAGGCAGCTCGGCGGGAGCGGAAGGCGCTGTGGACGGTCCGGAGGCACAGATTGGCCGGCGCTCGGCTTCGGTTTCTCTTGGAAGATCAGAGACGCGTTCAG GAGCTGCTGGAAGACATGGCTGAGGGGAAGCCCCTGGAGCCGCTGGCCGTCCTCCCGGGTGCCCGCTCCCAG GCTTCCTTTCTGGGCCCTGAGCTTCCAGACGGAGGCGGCAGCTGCGATTCTGGGTGTGAGGAGCAGCACGAGGCTGCCCGGGACGGCCCCGACAGGCAGAGCGTGCTGACGCTGCAGCCCCTCGAGTCTCCAGCAGCGGGGGCCTGCGGCTCAGGGCCAGGCGCAGGCCCGCCCTCAGAGCAGGCGGAGGAGCCGGGGCCGTTCTCTGTGGGCCTCAGCATCCAAGACTTCCTGCCCGCGGCCCAGGGGGCTGAGCAGCCTGTGCTCACCAGCGTGGCCCCCGTCCTGGACAAGGCGCTGCAGACCATCGGCTCGGACCTGCCTCCCCTGGCTCCGTCCGCAGTAGCGGACACGGGGCCCTCCGGGCCACAGGAGTACGATTTCAGAACCATCCTGAGGCCGGCTGTGGCCGCCCCAGCTTCCCCAGGGGCCCTCCAGACTGCAGGAGGCAGCTTGGGCAGTGAGGGGCAGCAGCTGCGGGAGGACACTCACGTGCAGCCGGGCACGTGTGTCCCAGATGGGCGGGTGGCTCTGCCTCACGCGCACCCCCCCCAGCACCCCTCCCGCCAGGAGGAGAGCAGCCAGGCCACGGGGCAGCTCTGTGggcaagtggcagagcctggtGTTCCCACAGAGGGTTATGCTTCTGGAATGGCTCTCTCCCGGCCACGGTGGAACGTCCACGGACACGTGTCTGATGCCAGCATCAGGGTGGGGGAGAACGTGTGGGATGTGGCCCCCTCCCGGCCACGGTGGAACGTCCACGGACACGTGTCTGATGCCAGCATCAGGGTGGGGGAGAACGTGTGGGATGTGGCCCCCTCCCGGCCACGGTGGAACGTCCACGGACACGTGTCTGATGCCAGCATCAGGGTGGGGGAGAACGTGTGGGATGTGGCCCCCTCCCGGCCACGGTGGAATGTCCACGGACACGTGTCTCAGTCCAGTGTGATGCTGGGGGTGCTCTCAGGGGAAGCCGAGCCCAACGTGCCTGGGCCCCCCTGGGCGCCCCCTGACCATGGGTCCCAGTCAGGCCTCAGCTTGGGAGCCCAGAGCCCTGCCCGGGAACAGGAGCCACGGCTGCCTGCAGAGATGGCCTCAGGCGGCTCCGGTGCGCAAGTGGCTGGACCTGGCTCTGGCCGTGGGGAGGAGAGCGGCCTGCAGGTCTTGCTGTCTGCGGAGGCTGCACCCGCTGCTCTGGAAGATGGTATCCCTGAGGAGCCAG GCCCGGGGGCGAGTGGGGACTCCCAGGATCTCTCTCCAAGTGGCCCTCCGAGCTCACAG GAGGGCATGGACAGCCGGAGCAGCCCAGGCCCTGGCGAGGAGGCGGCCCAGCGCTGGGACAGGGAGCAGGCCTACTTGGCGGGCCTGGCGGGGCAGTATTGCCTGGAGCAGTACCCGGACAGCTACGAGGCCATGT CAGAGCCTCCCGTCGCCCGCCTCCTGCACCACGGGCTTCCCCGAGCTTTCGCCCTCCCCGAGGACCCCGGGGCCCAGTCAGACGCGGACGAGAGCGCGGTGCAGCTGAGCGAGCTGCTGCCACTGCCCGTGCTCATGAAGCACTCCATCACGGCCCCGCTGGCTGCCCA CGTCTCCCTGGTGAACAAGGCCGCGGTTGACTACTTCTTCGTGGAGCTGCACCTCGGGGCGCACTTCGAGGCGCTGCGGCACTTCCTGCTGATGGAGGACGGGGAGTTTGCGCAGTCCCTCAGCGACCTGCTCTTTGAGAAG CTCGGGGCGGGACAGACGCCTGGGGAGCTCCTCAGCCCACTGGTGCTCAACTCCGTGCTGAGCAAGGCCCTGCAGTACAGCCTGCACGGCGACACCCCGCACGCCGCCAACCTCTCCTTCGCCCTCAAGTTCCTGCCCGAGACGTTTGCCCCCAATGCCCCGGACGTGCTGAGCTGCCTGGAGCTCAGGTACAAG GTTGACTGGCCCCTCAACATCGTGGTCACCGAGGGCTGCTTGAGTAGGTACAGCGGCATTTTCTCCTTCCTGTTGCAGTTGAAGCTCATGATGTGGACACTCAAGGATGTCTGCTTCCACCTCAAGCGCACAG CACGGGCGAGCCACGCGGCCGGCTCGGTGCAGTTCCGCCAGCTGCAGCTGTTCAAGCACGAGATGCAGCACTTTGTGAAGGTCATCCAGGGCTACATCGCCAACCAGATCCTGCATGTCACCTGGTGTGAGTTTCAGGCCAGGCTGGCCTCGGTGGGCGACCTAGAGGAGATCCAGCGTGCCCATGCCGAGTACCTGCACAAGGCTGTCTTCAG GGGCCTGCTGACAGAGAAGGCGGCGCCCGTCATGAACATCATCCACAGCATCTTCAGCCTGGTCCTCAAGTTCCGCAGCCAGCTCATCTCCCAGCCCTGGGGCCCGGCCAGCGGCCCCCGCGGCCCCGAgcaccccagcttcgccctcatGCAGCAGTCCTACAGCACCTTCAAGTACTACTCCCACTTCCTCTTCAAAG TGGTGAGCAAGCTGGTGAACCGCGGCTACCAGCCCCACCTGGAGGACTTCCTGCTACGCATCAACTTCAACAACTACTACCAGGACGCCTGA